Proteins encoded by one window of Salinigranum rubrum:
- a CDS encoding universal stress protein, which translates to MTTQLTRHVLVPVADQEDARTTAQTLKPYDFSQITVLHVVEKGEGVPDKTPVEQSEQVAAEAFDAFRETFPDAETEITYRRDVVEGIIEVADEINADAIVFRPRGGARIVQWLSGDRSLRLITEADRPVISIPEGPEE; encoded by the coding sequence ATGACTACACAACTCACCCGACACGTACTCGTACCAGTCGCTGACCAAGAGGACGCACGAACGACGGCGCAGACTCTCAAACCGTACGACTTCAGCCAAATCACCGTTCTCCACGTCGTCGAAAAAGGTGAAGGAGTGCCAGACAAGACGCCAGTCGAACAGTCCGAACAAGTTGCCGCTGAGGCGTTCGACGCTTTTCGGGAGACGTTCCCCGACGCGGAGACGGAGATTACGTACCGCCGGGATGTCGTCGAGGGAATCATCGAAGTCGCAGACGAAATCAACGCAGATGCTATCGTCTTCAGACCACGCGGGGGTGCGAGAATCGTCCAGTGGTTGTCGGGTGACCGATCTCTCCGGCTGATCACCGAGGCAGATCGCCCAGTCATCTCGATTCCGGAGGGGCCCGAGGAATGA